From the genome of Carassius auratus strain Wakin chromosome 26, ASM336829v1, whole genome shotgun sequence, one region includes:
- the adamtsl7 gene encoding thrombospondin type-1 domain-containing protein 4: MAYGMLLPTWSRHHWRLIQHFLQMTLLLSLLCPPTESVPRDNGSSSSPGEGCEGFQVDVCGVCAGDGSTCELFSGTLFLSVLSVGYHRILDVPSGAQRIKIQETQKTRNYLALRTAAGDSVINGDWVIDRPGQFYAAGTQLTYKRPNEIRSRAGESITAPGPTNQELHLFVIYQQPNPAVYYEYILPKDTVTDNDSDAYSYSSVLPLVESHGIFPDPGNSDSENSLSSSHPNQVPSDPITPEPVPLYSWLAITTTPCSVTCGTGSRQVLFGCVERATHTTVPGDLCSITSHPGPQVEECQSQPCPAFWDVGEWSECSKTCGPGFQYRQVICQQEQGQHGNSTVIVASSLCDNTDVPETTSVCQLKICSEWQIRSEWTECSVPCGVGQRKREVVCVDNLGDIVADEECNMALRPQDLQNCDKGVCASSWFYSLWSDRCSADCAEGSRSRSVVCMMSQTNSLPLDNCDDEDKPDELMPCDLGPCTQRLEWYTGSWGQCSSECGNGTQSRGVVCVVQNSGQLEVTSEDRCSHLPRPPSAQTCFLKSCGSQWYMTEWSSCSRSCDGGFRVREVRCLQDDLTTSHDCDPALEPANKENCNTHTCVPLIDESCRDMYYNCVVVVQSRLCVYSYYRTTCCASCSRVTQRDTLHRIR, encoded by the exons ATGGCTTATGGGATGCTTCTGCCGACCTGGAGCAGACATCACTGGAGACTCATCCAGCATTTCCTCCAGATGACCCTTCTGCTCTCCCTCCTGTGCCCACCCACAGAGTCTGTTCCCCGGGACAACGGCTCCAGCAGCAGCCCCGGAGAG GGCTGTGAGGGTTTCCAGGTGGatgtttgtggtgtgtgtgcaGGAGATGGGAGCACATGTGAGCTGTTCAGCGGGACACTCTTTCTTTCTGTGCTCTCTGTCGGCTACCACAGGATCCTGGACGTCCCCTCTGGAGCTCAACGAATCAaaatacaggaaacacagaagaCCAGGAACTACTTGG CTCTCAGGACAGCGGCTGGTGACTCAGTGATAAATGGTGACTGGGTGATCGACAGGCCAGGACAGTTCTACGCTGCGGGTACTCAGCTCACTTACAAAAGGCCCAACGAGATACGCAGCAGAGCGGGAGAATCCATCACTGCTCCTGGCCCAACCAATCAGGAGCTGCATCTCTTT GTTATTTATCAGCAACCCAATCCAGCAGTGTATTATGAGTACATTCTACCTAAAGACACCGTTACTGACAATGATTCAGATGCATATTCTTACTCTAGTGTTCTACCTCTGG TAGAGAGTCATGGAATATTTCCTGATCCTGGCAATAGTGACAGTGAAAATTCATTGAGCAGCTCTCATCCCAACCAAGTTCCATCGGACCCTATAACCCCTGAACCAGTTCCTCTCTACAGCTGGCTTGCCATTACAACAACACCCTGCAGTGTCACCTGTGGAACGG gcaGTCGTCAGGTTCTTTTTGGCTGTGTGGAAAGAGCCACTCACACTACTGTACCAGGGGACCTCTGTAGCATCACCAGTCATCCTGGCCCTCAGGTAGAAGAGTGTCAATCACAGCCTTGCCCGGCCTT ctgGGACGTTGGGGAGTGGTCAGAGTGCAGTAAGACCTGTGGTCCAGGGTTTCAGTATCGTCAGGTGATTTGCCAGCAGGAGCAAGGACAGCATGGCAATAGCACAGTGATTGTGGCGAGCAGCCTCTGCGATAACACAGACGTGCCGGAGACGACCTCCGTGTGCCAGCTCAAGATCTGCAGCGAGTGGCAGATCCGCTCCGAGTGGACAGAG tgctcGGTGCCATGTGGAGTTGGTCAGCGTAAAAGAGAAGTTGTGTGTGTGGATAACCTGGGTGACATTGTTGCCGATGAGGAATGCAATATGGCCCTTCGCCCACAGGACCTGCAGAATTGTGACAAAGGAGTGTGTGCCAGCAGCTGGTTCTACTCTCTCTGGAGTGACAGG TGCTCTGCAGACTGTGCGGAAGGAAGTCGCAGCCGGTCGGTGGTGTGTATGATGAGTCAGACCAACTCATTGCCTTTGGACAACTGTGATGATGAGGATAAACCTGACGAGCTCATGCCGTGTGACCTGGGACCCTGCACACAGCGACTGGAATGGTACACAGGATCGTGGGGACAG TGTTCATCTGAATGTGGTAATGGTACCCAGAGTCGAGGTGTGGTCTGTGTTGTCCAAAACAGTGGCCAATTAGAAGTCACCTCAGAAGACCGTTGCTCTCATCTGCCTCGTCCTCCGAGTGCACAGACCTGCTTTTTGAAGAGTTGTGGATCACAGTGGTACATGACGGAGTGGAGCTCA TGTTCTCGTTCTTGTGACGGAGGCTTTCGGGTGAGAGAGGTACGCTGTTTGCAAGATGATCTGACCACCAGCCATGACTGTGACCCTGCTCTTGAACCAGCAAACAAGGAGaactgtaacacacacacctGCGTGCCACTGATtg ATGAGTCCTGCAGGGATATGTACTATAACTGTGTGGTGGTAGTCCAGAGCCGTTTGTGTGTGTACTCATACTATCGCACCACATGTTGTGCATCATGCTCTCGGGTCACTCAGAGAGACACGCTGCACAGAATCAGGTGA